From Alligator mississippiensis isolate rAllMis1 chromosome 1, rAllMis1, whole genome shotgun sequence:
ATCTTATGAATATTATGCTAACATCTGATTTTATAAAATGCTATTATTTTGTTTGCTGTAGAAAGGTTTTCATGATGGAAAGAACAAGGAAAGAACCAGACAAATCCACCATTTTGCAACAGGAGTAGCTTACTGttaaaaactgttttctttttgtaaacCAATACACTTGTATCCTCCTCCAGATCTCTGGTTCCTTGAATAATGTGCTTCATGTTAAAACAACACTCCAGACATTTATATTTGTAGGATGCCATGTAATAAATTGGtaagaaaccaaaataaaatcCAAAAAGAGCCATAACCATGAAAAAACCCTGTCcttttgttcaacatcttaattatAATACCATTTCTAAGGAAATAGCTATTCCAACACATGTGAGTGTTTCACGTCTTAATATTCATTACAgtttttaaatatctttaaaacACAATAAGGTAGTCTGAGTCACTACAACATACTTTAAGAGATGTGGTCAAGTACAGAGAAAGTTACTATGCCTGAAATGCGTTTCTAGGTGCTTAATTACCCAATGTAACAAGAACGAATAGATTAGTGCTACATGAGATACACTGCGGTTAAATCAGAACTTAAAATAATTCCTAATGTGTAGGTAGGTTAAAAGAGAAGGCACATTTTGTTTTAAGAATATAAACATATATTTCAAGAAGGTAAAAGTTTTATGCCTAGGCAACTTTCTCTAAGTCACAGTAGCATAATCTATAATTGAACAACCACAGCTGAGTTTATTTGAACTTTCAAtagaaagattttttaaaattgtttaaactAGTTTATTAAGAAAGAAATTCAAGGTATAAGCAAGAGTTTCTCCTTCTCTCATATATAAGCCACAAATTATGTCACTTCCCACATTGGAAATCATAGTTTCTCTGTCAAATTTTGTTGAGTTTAGTAACAATCAGTACCCTCACAGTCTGGTCAAATGCGGTGCAGACACAGAGGCCCCTTTTGTCTGGGCTCCAATCAAGACTAGAAATGGGCTGTGTTGACAAGGTCACATTCTGCAAAAGATTGACTGAACCTGCAACTCCCATTTCAACTCCTTCTGAATCCTTCTTTGAGCGCTGAGCAGGGTACTcactgacaaagaaaaaaaataaaggatttaaaaatgttttatatacAAATGCCTCATAACGTAACTTTTATGCTATATATATTTTCACAAGCTCACAGAAAAGGTGTTCCCATAACCTAGAGATACTGAAAACAgatgtgctaaaaaaaaaagtgaatcaCAAGTGTCCCCAGATACATCCACTTAAATGCATTACTGATAAAGATTTCTTGATGAAATTCACTCCAGCTCAGAGAATTCATACAGACTCATATGCATCACCTTAGGCCTATGTTAATGAACAAACCCAGACCCCTTATTGTACAGCCATCCAGCTCAAGTAACTGAGGACAGCTTGCTTTGAGCTTATTGAGCCAATCTAGTCAATGTGATTATGCCTCAAAGTCCACTTCGAGGGTAAGACAGCAAGAAAACTGAAAGGATCCAGGGACCCTACCCATTTTGTAAGACCATGCAGAGCAGTGCTCCAAGACATGGAAGGAATATGTGCCACATGCACATTCATCTAAATCCAGGTCAGCTTTCAAAGAGGACTTGACCCTGGAGTCTCAGGGTGAGGCTTCCAGCGTGAAAAACAATATGCCTAGAAGAGCAAAAGTTACGATACCCTTTCATTTGCTACCAACTCTTTGACTATGGTCATGGGCAAGTTCCTTAACTGTTTCAGTTTTTCCATATGTAAAAATGAGAATAACAGTGAGCTAGCTACCTCCTGTGGACACTGAGGAACTTATTTTGCATAAAGatttgaaaaatgtaaaatgcCAGATATATTTAACTAGATGCAGtctaaactttttaaaatgtttattactACTAATAGATACAATAagaaatcttttttaaaatatggggtTTCTTTATTTAACTGATAACACAATGAGAATCAGATGATATAAAGTTAAACGTCTAGGATCAAACTCATCCTTACTGTAAACTCACTGAGCACATCCCtttgagtgtgtatgtgtggttgGTGGCACCTCAAAACAGTTTGAGGCACATGTGCAAGCATTTGCCACATTGCTAATTTGCAACGAGGCAGGCTTTTTTGACACCGaaagatcccagtgtaaaaaaaaataaaaacccgcCACTGAAAAAAGCAGTACGGTGCACATGCCAGCAGCCTGCACCggcagaaagggagcctggccagccagagttaCGCTCTGacaggcccccaggacctcaggtaaggctgctggagccagcacaggtgctggcttagcctcccctaccctactcAAGTCattttgccatgtgccagagcacgcatgtaggggcatgcccagggacaaatagcagcagcacaaatatgcgCTGCTGCTATTTGTACCATGAGAAACATGCACACTCGTAGGGATGTGACCATTAAGGCCTTCCAAGTTGCACCAGAGATTAATTCAGCCTTTAACTTCAAGTGTCATTAGAAATGATCTCTTGCATCTCCCTGTATTTATAGATGTAGTGAATTGAACCAAGTACATTTTGAGGCAGGAAATAGGACTCACTTGTATTCTTCAGGAAGAGctttaaatgaaaaaacaaatcCAATAGCTGTTTGTTTCCCCTCCACCCATGTGGCTTAAGTAGCAGGCACTTACTATTTCCAGAGATGAAGGCTCCCCGCCCCTCCACTGGTCATAAATACATCTCTGTTTTGAGGCAGATGCCGAACTTGCCACATGGTAGATTTGTGAGCCTAATAAATACCAAAAATTTATAAAAGTAAATTGCCAATAAATCTCATGAGAAAGGACATAATAAGTCGTGCTACTACAATTGCTTACACACATACTTAAAGCATGCAAGTAGTCCAGTTGAAAGCAATGGTACTACTAGTGAATGTAATTATGCCTCAAGCTTTCAAGTCCACTTTAGGAGTAAAACTACTTAGGTGAGGAGCACTGgagacatgtagggggtgcatgcaggtacatgtgcacccccctgagattggcagtgcgcCCCCTGTAAAAAGTGCCACTGacgctgccagtggcacctgcaggtggtcgccgaccattcgtcagcactcaccacctccctctgccccaacACCGCTGTGGCTGCCTAAGGGAGCTCCCCGCTCGCTATCGCCACGCCCCTGCTGCCAACATCACCACCTGTGGGCGGTCGCCGTGCCCCTCCAGCCTCTGTAGGTACACAGCGTTCATGGTGAGGAGAGTTCTCTATGGGCACGTGTTCCAGGAGTGTGGgcggggctttaattagagcaactcagagagtcgctttaattaaagtgcctgaaccATCATGTGCATCagggtccctgtgctgaaaaatggctgtgggggcactttaactaaagctcatcaaacaagctttagttaaagtgctcctgccgccatttttcagtgcggggacatagatacatgtgacgctggattctgctggagcacggtaattaccatgctccagcagattgagtctgctctgatgtgctgtaattacagcacatcagagcagtttCTCCATACATGTATAGGCGCTCTGTGTGCATAAAGGTGCACTGGACCAGGCCTATGGTCAAGAATGACAATCATGTAGCTACAGAATTTCTGACGTCCGAAATGAAGTAGTTTTTACATACATAACTACTGCCAGAAATGATCCTTTCAAACAATCCCCAGAATTTTCTAGCACACTTATTACACAGTACAAAATTAACACAGGAtttccattattatttttaaaagcttaatGGTCAGCTGGGTACTCTACCAATTGATTTTATCTACTACAATCTTTGATATTTAAAAGCAGGGTTCAAGAAACATGTGGTCCatatgctggatctggcccaaggagcaactggatccagcctgtggatctgGAGTGTTTTGCTTGTACCTGAatcagggctgggcagcaaggagttgtgctgggcagcttccaggtgctccaatgctgctgctgcttctcccttccctcccagctccagtccaATGTGGGCCAGGTGCCTTTGGCAGTGCATCAGCAGCAAAGGCTttgcctgcaccagggctggagcCTGACACTAGGACCTGTGTCTAGGCTATTGTCATTTTCTGCAGAACCCTGCTTCTCAACTACAGCACACACACAGCTTTCATCGGCTGGTgggcagctgctccagggctgggcatcTGCAAACTGTCTGCATTGCTTCCACCAGCTGTAGtgcaggcacagcttccagctggtagGGAGctgagcagcttccagctgtgccacAACCTGGGCGTGGCAGGGAGGAAaatgaaggagggagagggaagaagcagtggcagcacagacacaGATGACAAATACCTGGTCCCAGGACATTTCCCCAACAGATTGAAGCTGCACCCATACCACAGCTGAGGAACACAAGACTGggggaaaatggcagcagcagcaagggtacAGCTCTCAGCACAGGGAAAGCACCCTCTGCTGCCAAGAGCACCCAGCTCACATTGGACCAGAGCTGGGTAGTTCTGGCCTATGGCTTGTAAAAAATTGCTGGTCCCTGGCCTAAAAGGAACAAATTGAAGATGATAAACTGACATTACAAATGAAACAGTCCCGTGGAATTTTCTCATTAAAGTAACCGTGTTTTGAACTGCTACTCATAAAGTATCTACTTCAATCAATACGATGCTTTAGGGATTTAGGGAAAAGATCACTGGCACTCCAGTTTTAGAATTCTGTGGCGCATCGTCATGTAAGAGGCCTTCTCCAAGATCCACTTCCGCTCCTGCTATTCCAACCACAATTTGCTTGGTTCTTGGTTACCAGGGGGTCTACAAACATGTGACCCATTGCACTAAGCTCCAAACAACTCTTTATCGTCAAACACAATTAACATTCATATCTTGACTTTCAACAAGCTCCATCATTCTAGATTGAAATTGCTTTTCAACCTACATGTACACATCTGCCTATgaaattataaaataataaagcacAAGTAAACAGAATAATCTGATACCCCAGCTAGAACATTTATTAGTTATCACGCCTAGTGGCAATGAGCTATTCATCTGCACTCTATGCCGTACAGAGGAAGTGTATGCCACAAGTGGAAGTCTACTGAATTACATGACACTCCTTTCTCTCCAGGTAGCAGGTGATGAAGAGAAGAGCCTGAGCCTCTCATTCAATATTGCATACAGAATGGGCAGCTTGCTTCACTCTACACATTTTAAGTGATACCTATCTTTCAAATGCCTGATTTGTTATATAAACCTAAGAATTTGGTTATCCCTTATACCTCAAATACAAGAGTTTTAAGTTTGCAATATTTCAAGAGCTGCAAGAGTATGAAATATCCTTTAAAAAGAATAACTTCTTACTTATACCTTTTCTGAAACTGAAGCAAAGCCTTTGGTTGGATGCTGAGTTCTCATATCAAACACATGAAACTTTCCTTCAAGTGATGTAGCCACTAATTTATTCATATTTATATCCTTTCTGTCAAACTCCACACTGCAAACCTGGAAACGtaacacagaaaaaaagaatttaatCTACAATTTAACTCATCATAGAATCACTTATTTCACATTTGTAATTTATGGGTCCATCATAAACTCAGATTAATTACAAAAGTAAAGAGAATGCTGTGAATTTGGAAAAAATTGACTGAGCATGattattaaaaaaaggaacccattCAAAAAATGTACTCAAGAAATATTTGAGTAAACTGATACAAGTCACAGCATACTCTAAAAGCTAACAAAGTAGGATGGTAGTTTTCTACCCTTTTACCTGTGGTGacagttttcaaaagaaaataattttgagaTCACACCTTTGTAGCCAAGAAGAAAGTTCTCAGTTAAGAACCCAGAAACTAGCATTTGGTAGCCCACTGGGACAAAAAACCTTCAGTATATTTTCTCTGAAAATCTGAACACATTTCAAGTTGATGCAGTACCCCATTCTTAATGTTGGTCTCCCACCGCAATGACATGGTTTTTAAGTCAAATAATTTGATATCGCCATTGTCATAGCCAGCACACACAACACGTTCTTCTTGATTGTAGGCATTGCCTGGAAATTAAGAAATGAACATTTAGATGTATACCAGCATCCTGACTGCACTGTACTTCAGGTACAAGTCTGAAATCTGATCTTGCATTTATGCAAATGAATAAAATTTACAGTTGAAATATTTGCAATTAGATGTTAGATGAAGGATCGGGTTTTTAAATATGTAACATATCAAGTTTAGCCTCAAAATGGCAAATTCTGTCCTTTATGAAGTTCTCGTACTGCTCAACCCTCTATTTCTAGCTATGTTAACAGGCCACCTCATAAAATAGATATGTTTCCTTTAAAATGGTTGTAATTTGCTTACCAACAAATGTGCCTTGGCTTAACAACCACTTTCTGCATACCAATTCAACCAAACAGCTTTAGTGTTTGGAAAACTAGACATTTCTCTGCACCTCAATGAAATTATGAATTTTCAGACTATTCTAGCAGAATGGACCTCATCCTGACCTATACTTACACATTACTGAATATGTGACATCTGACTTCACTCTGAACCATTTATAAGTTTCATATGAGAGAAATGGCATAAAACACCTgtctaacagaaaaaaaaaaaactttctttgcAAACGTCAGCATATTGTCTCACAAAGTACCGCTGACCTGCATATAAGGCTTATGGTTTAACATCATTAAGACTCATTTATCTGACACAGGACTCAAAGGATGATGACAGAAAGCTGCTTATCATGCCTCAGAGCCCTCATATGTGGAACTCTCTGGGGATCAGACTGTCTCTCTCCTCTTCAGTGTCTGTAGAGCTATTCTTGGTGAGGTCCTCAGACCTATGGCATTGGTGACACTTAATTCCCTAACTCCTCTTCAGCTGATACGATCAGATGTACACACGAAGAAATTAGCACATGGACAAAAGAGGAGATGGCTCAAATTGAGTGCAGGCAAGATTTAAGCAGTGCTGGTacaaatgagaaaaaagaaatgctagtgaaggcactgaaaactctCCTTTTGTCAAAGCAGAACAAAGCCTCCAAGTCTCAGTGGAGTCATTACTAACTCAGAGCATTTAAACAGTAATAGCAATGAGCAATGTCCTCCACTAACTGGCCAATAAACTACACCTCCTTACTGGAGATTTTGCTGCAGTAATACACATGCTTATTAAGAAGCTGTACAACTCACTAAACCTGACACAAAACACGGAAAGGAACCAGAAATACGAACTTGTACAAAACACAGCAGCTTGCCTCCTTCAcagcaaaaggtgtgtgtgtgtgtgtgtgtgtgtgtgtgtaaaacaaacaaacgtgtgtgtgtaaaacaaacaaacatcagaTTTCTAGTTTGCTCCCCCCATTAGTTCCCAGTTAAGGACTTTTGTTAATATTTGAGCACCTGACAAGATGGAATTACTCTACTAAGATTGACTCCATATCCACTGCAACAGTCAAGCTCCTCCAGCAGTATATGGCTGAAAGtactagggttaacttttcaagAAACAGATACAAGAGCTTCACCATTGAAAGCCACCTGCCTCTGGCTTACCGAAGAAGATAACACAGAGCCTAAgcctcactgttttcagaatacgTTGCTGcaagatttgcccttttccaaaaaCACAGGCTAGGAATAAATTAGCCAGTTAGCAGAAACCAACACACCTGAGAGATATAGTATAGAGTCTGCTATAGATAGTCCCATAAAACATTTACCATATATGGTACTAAGATATCTGCACAGTCTTTAAACATGAGTTACATCACAGGGAGCTGAACACAGAAAGGGCCATACAAGAGAGTGGAAAGGCAGCTACTGACAAGCTGTTTTCCATACGCAAAGTCACTACAAGAATGACACTGGGATAAAAATTACAGAGTGGTCTATTTCAGACACTGCTACTTTTCTTCCTCTAAGTTTAATCAAGATAGTCATTATTTGCATTAATTGTTCAGAGCCTTCAACACCTACTTTTACAGATAGCTGAAAGGGCTAAATCAGTGATCCTCAGCCCAACATGAAGCACATAAGACCTTCCAACGTTGTTTAGTGACACAGGGAATTAAAAGGTTAGAACGGAGGTTGACAGGGATAACAAGATACGATGTTGCCCACAATGTGTGATTTGCTCAGTATTACTATTCATGTACCAGTAACATTTGGGGAACCCTGGGCTAGAGAGATGGATAAATATTTTGTAGCATGGATGGTTATAGACTGCGAAGTTTATCTGTATTACCAAATACTACTGTCCAGCAGTCCCTCTTGCTCTCCCCTTGTACTGGTTCCATATTAGCAACAGGAATATCTTTTTGTCTTGGATCCCATACCTTGACAGTTCCTGTAATAAAGAATCATATAGGATTTTATATTGCTGCTAAAGTAGGATGTTGTGTTCATGCTCCACATACAAACTCAGCTCGTCAACCAGCTTAAAAAAATTATTCCAAGCACATTTGTATATCTAATTTCTAGCAAAGTAAATTGCACTTAATGGGTAGAAAAATGGAATAGAAATTAGGAAAGATGTTTTGCTACTTTAAAAATACATGACCTGTCCAATTTCATCTAGAGGAATGTACCATTTACTTTACCAAACATGGCCTCAGGTAGTCTGCTTCAAATTCTACCTTTCTTCTTTCTAACTTTATCCTCAGGAAGAGGTACAGTTTCTCCAGTTCATTTACAAAAACCTGCATTTCTTTTACTTGGTACTTTCCTATATTTCTATAATTTGCTACAGCCTCCAAATACATTGTGAAAACTGTCCCATGCAGGATTTAATATAGCAAACTCAGCACATGAAGATCTGGTTGCAATACAATTGTACCCATATCCAATGGCAGAAAGAGTACCCATAGCTGAAAATGCTAATCTTGCCTTATATGTACCAGGCTAAGAAAAAACAGCACTCAATCATAGTAATGGACTGGACAGTTCAGTAACTTCAGCAAACAAAACTGAAAGGAACAAACTAGCTTTTCCATGGGTACTCAGAACTGCTAACTGCCCTGTCTTTCCTGCTACCACACTTAAGTGAATTGCTACCCCAAAGCTCTGACCCTGTTTCAAAATAACAAGTGCATTCCTCTCATGGCAATTTTAAATACTGTACAGTACTGCTAGCCTGAGAGCCATGACTAGATACGTAATTCACCAACATAGTAACAGCAGCTTCTTGGAAATACTGTTATTAGATATAAAACATTCTGCCCGATAGATAAATACTAAAGGAAAGGCAACACAAAATAAGGAATCTCTCTCCATTAAGCGTAGCTGTTGAAGCCACCCAgtcctgttccaaaccttggTTACTTTAAGTGGCATTCTGGGTCCTGGAAAGGAATGACCAAGATAAagagagtggggaaaggggtgatGAGTATTAAGTAATAATCAAGTGACAAGACTACTGTATGTAAGGAAAAAGTGCCGAAGAGAAGATTGTAAGAATACAAATGACCTGGTAACAAGCAACAGGAATGAGAGCCAGAAGAAGAGGATTGGAAAACTTGCTTTAAGTTGAACTATTTTTTACATGACTTGAGCTCAGAAGAGGAGAAATTATTTCAGAACGCTGGTAATGAAGCACTTTACTGGAAAAAAGGTTAAGGGAGCAGATGCACCCAAAACCAGACTAGTTAAATTGCTGCAAAGCAATGCTTTAAGTAAGGGGTCAGATCTGGCTCACCAAgtgatttcatctggcctgcaaagcccaGACATCAGCAGCATTTGAGCAGTGGGAGATTCTGTGGCATTCAGTGGCCCCTGGGTTATGTGTCTAGCAGCAGCAATTTGGTACTAAAGAGAAGTGGCAGTAGCCAAGTCAGAAGTGCTGACCTGCCAATGGACAGCGGCATTACTGCAACCAGCCACTCTGAAAAGGTTGCCAATCCCAGTATTGCCAACCCTACCATGTCAAAAAtagagacaaactcttaaaaatgaaGAGACTTggtatgtaaatcatgagatgctattttgaAGTATAAAGCAATATAGATATATTGACTGTTGGTTTCTAAATCCCATTAGTCACTTACTTAACTTCTAATACATCAGAGATTAATACAAAAACTATATTACTACAACTGATAatgatttagggggaaaaaaaattcctacCTGTTGTTACAATTGGGACGACATCTGCTGGACTGTTGTGTGTTTAGCATTTTCCCAGACACACAGGCAGAgcctagcaggtaagtctgtggaggggaaggggcgggggggagggcagattgaagACTCTACAGTGGGGgaaggagtagggcaggggctggggtgactggggcaccaggactggggcaggTCATGAGACAGAGCCGCAGGCAACTCGTCCAAAGGCAAGGggtaggaggggcaggggcacagctccccactgctgcgtgcacccctgggggagacatggggggcatgtgccctccagataTGTACAcggggcagatgggctggggctctgtgcactgctgccttttccctgggAGCTGTGCACTGGCCGCGCCATGCATACTCTGCCCACCtgacagcaggaggcacaacatggcatcgtacggctcctggggcaaaggcagcaaggtACAGAACTccagcctgaagcaggcagcctgcctctccccacacacaaatctggggggcacgtgctctCCATGCttctcccaggggtgcatgcagcggcagggagctgtgccctcttcccccaaacacctctggacaagccacccacagctctgttgCACAACCCACCCCGCaaccggggccccattcaccccagccccttccccacttcctccctcaccatgggggcctcaatctgacccCCCAGCCAATAcgttccctctccccttccacagacttatctgctgggcactgctctacatGTGCCAGAAGAAGAAATCCCAAGATCTGAGAGTTCTGTCAAGAGATCATGAGTCCGACTTAATTTTACTTAGAAACTGTGACTCTCGTGATAATTTTGcaagagttggcattactgcaaTCCTTGCATTAGGTCCAAAGCTCTCTAAGCTTCACTGGATCATAAGCTACCTTCATAAAAAATGGTTGTGAAGTAAATGAATGAAACATTAAGCTTTCTGACA
This genomic window contains:
- the DNAAF10 gene encoding dynein axonemal assembly factor 10, whose product is MSGAGLEKPQLIAHLQQALNYTAFQALWVPRSARFLCLGSLPRGTGIIQLYELQSGRLSLLRQIEKPKPIKCGTFGASSLQQRYLATGDFGGNLNIWNLEAPEIPVYSVKGHKEIINSIDGIGGLGIGEGAPEIVTGSRDGTVKVWDPRQKDIPVANMEPVQGESKRDCWTVVFGNAYNQEERVVCAGYDNGDIKLFDLKTMSLRWETNIKNGVCSVEFDRKDINMNKLVATSLEGKFHVFDMRTQHPTKGFASVSEKAHKSTMWQVRHLPQNRDVFMTSGGAGSLHLWKYEYPAQRSKKDSEGVEMGVAGSVNLLQNVTLSTQPISSLDWSPDKRGLCVCTAFDQTVRVLIVTKLNKI